In Electrophorus electricus isolate fEleEle1 chromosome 6, fEleEle1.pri, whole genome shotgun sequence, a single genomic region encodes these proteins:
- the phka1b gene encoding LOW QUALITY PROTEIN: phosphorylase b kinase regulatory subunit alpha, skeletal muscle isoform (The sequence of the model RefSeq protein was modified relative to this genomic sequence to represent the inferred CDS: inserted 1 base in 1 codon; deleted 2 bases in 1 codon; substituted 5 bases at 5 genomic stop codons), translating to MVQKTILCDQAALEALDGLNLFGGNGGPESVVHALADDIQCCQSILSSILPRASTSKEVDAGVLSIISYPAFAVEDTDTVNITKEDFISRLQGRYGCCRFLRDGHKTPKEDPNQLYYESSELKRFENMVNCEWPVFWTCLTLDGIFINNVEQVQEYRDALEAIMIKGKDGLRLAPELYAVPPDKVDEEYVSPHTVERVPVGICPLKWGQSLYILGNLLTEGFLAAGEIDPLNRRLTTIPKPDVVVQVXSSISFSILAETEEIKQLLQNHGIDSETLEDIHPIRVXLSHIYARLGHNQRLGLTWRPYRCIGVLGTSKFYIIRNTIFSFTPQFIDPXQFYLALDNKMIVERLRIDISYLCSCXRLTGRPTVAFPISHRMLSDDQKQMDPAVLATLKKLQDGYYGRARVKTGKLAAFLDTSCCAHLTFMDCEKDDLLAVPQQSPISAIEEGLNCFKAAARKTRDMVSLVHKAKVLNTDNVHMYLPTKVFRDPPPILHLLNNESQVPQTGVSPSVNLPRDVSGMIDFSALVQMLKQSQNLQDQADILYIFYKDKGMDWDTRLHGKGWTVKRLLSDLYEKAGNLRHWGLLRMVCGVLRRRVEELDELIACTDLLSHQKHLTVGLPPEPREKTISVSVPPDKLARLIDKASEKNLTIAILTQVEIMVFLGMSIRTQPKLFNEMFRLRIGLIIQVMATELAESLKCSGKEATESLINLSPSELKNLLLHILRGKEFGVQRSMCXTGNFVSPAISIYDKSKHGSGKDQMKGSSKPKSDIKLPLSVHSLDIDNIESGRYKPPVIESFQSSLGATIVCDSRQGQWLRRRRLDGALNRVPVGFYQNVWKILQKCHGLSIEGFVLPSSTTREMTPGEIKFVVHVETVLNCIPQPEYRQLLVETILVLTMMSEVDIPSVGSIIHVEKIAQMASDMFSKDQGTFENLFKVSWKEIICRLLYDSAPSSCFGSMTXLYKAVATYVGDFVPTGSCAVQ from the exons ATGGTTCAAAAAACAATACTCTGTGACCAG gctgcTCTGGAGGCCTTGGATGGACTGAACCTTTTTGGTGGCAATGGTGGCCCAGAGTCAGTAGTTCATGCTTTAGCTGATGACATACAGTGCTGCCAA TCTATCCTGAGCTCGATACTGCCTAGGGCATCCACATCCAAAGAAGTGGACGCTGGTGTACTGTCCATTATCTCATACCCAGCCTTTGCTGTAGAGgacactgacactgttaataTTACTAAGGAGGACTTTATTTCCAGACTACAG GGAAGATATGGATGCTGTCGTTTCCTCAGAGATGGTCACAAAACCCCAAAAGAG GACCCCAATCAATTATACTATGAGTCATCCGAGCTGAAGCGCTTTGAAAACATGGTGAAT TGTGAATGGCCGGTGTTTTGGACTTGTCTCACCTTAGATGGAATTTTCATCAATAATGTCGAACAG GTGCAGGAGTACAGAGATGCATTAGAAGCCATTATGATCAAAGGCAAAGATGGCCTGCGTCTTGCTCCTGAGCTTTATGCTGTTCCTCCAGATAAG GTGGATGAAGAATATGTCAGTCCTCACACTGTGGAACGAGTGCCAGTGGGAATATGCCCTCTGAAATGGGGCCAATCACTTTATATTTTGGGTAACTTGTTGACAGAG GGATTCTTAGCAGCTGGAGAGATTGATCCACTCAACAGACGCCTAACCACTATACCCAAACCTGATGTTGTGGTTCAGG TTTAAAGTTCCATCTCTTTTTCTATCTTGGCTGAGACAGAGGAAATAAAACAGCTCCTGCAGAACCATGGTATTGACTCTGAGACTCTGGAGGACATCCATCCAATCAGAG CACTTAGTCACATCTATGCCAGACTGG GCCATAATCAAAGGCTAGGCTTGACGTGGAGACCCTACCGCTGCATTGGTGTGCTGGGGACATCAAAATTCTACATCATACGGAATACAATTTTTTCTTTTACCCCTCAA TTTATAGACCCCTAACAGTTTTACCTGGCTTTGGATAATAAGATGATTGTGGAGAGGCTTCGTATTGACATCTCCTACCTCTGCTCATGCTAGAGATTGACTGGGAGGCCTACTGTCGCTTTTCCAATCTCACATAGAATGCTTA GTGACGATCAAAAACAAATGGaccctgctgtactggctaccCTGAAAAAGCTACAGGATGGTTACTATGGAAGAGCAAG GGTGAAGACTGGGAAGTTGGCAGCATTTCTGGACACATCCTGTTGTGCTCATCTCACATTCATGGACTGTG AGAAAGATGACCTGCTTGCTGTTCCCCAGCAGAGTCCCATCAGTGCCATTGAAGAAGGACTCAACTGCTTTAAAGCTGCAGCGAGAAAGACTCGAGACATGGTGTCTCTGGTTCACAAGGCCAAAGTactaaacacagaca ATGTGCATATGTACCTTCCCACTAAAGTATTCCGTGACCCACCACCAATCCTTCACCTTCTGAATAATGAAAGTCAG GTCCCTCAGACAGGAGTCAGTCCTTCAGTTAATCTGCCCAGAGATGTGAGTGGTATGATTGACTTTTCAGCCCTGGTGCAGATGTTGAAACAAAGCCAAAACCTGCAAGATCAGGCTGATATCTTGTACATCTTTTATAAGGACAA AGGTATGGATTGGGATACCAGGCTGCATGGTAAAGGCTGGACAGTGAAGCGACTTCTGAGTGACTTGTACGAAAAGGCAGGCAATCTGAGACACTGGGGCCTTCTTCGaatggtgtgtggtgtgctcCGCAGGAGAGTTGAAGAACTGGATGAGTTGATT GCTTGTACAGACTTGCTTTCACACCAGAAACATCTGACAGTGGGTCTTCCTCCTGAACCACGAGAGAAAACTATATCAGTGTCAGTTC CACCAGACAAGCTAGCAAGGCTTATTGATAAAGCTAGTGAAAAGAACCTCACAATTGCAATCCTCACTCAGGTTG AGATAATGGTCTTCCTGGGCATGAGCATCCGAACCCAGCCAAAACTTTTCAATGAAATGTTTCGCCTCCGGATTGGTCTCATTATCCAGGTTATGGCCACAGAACTGGCTGAGTCCCTAAAATGCTCTG GTAAGGAGGCTACAGAGAGTTTGATAAACCTAAGCCCATCTGAGCTGAAAAACCTTCTCCTTCACATCCTCAGAGGCAAAGAGTTTGGGGTCCAGAGAAGCA TGTGCTGAACTGGAAATTTTGTAAGCCCAGCCATCTCTATCTATGACAAGAGTAAACATGGTTCTGGTAAAGATCAGATGAAAGGCAGCAGCAAGCCAAAGTCTGACATCAAGCTG CCCTTATCAGTGCATTCTTTGGATATCGACAATATTGAATCAGGG AGGTACAAACCCCCAGTAATTGAGTCATTTCAAAGTTCATTAGGAGCAACTATAGTGTGTGACAGCAGACAAGGCCAGTGGCTTCGCCGTCGACGCCTAGATGGAGCTCTCAACAGAGTACCTGTGGGATTCTACCAAAACGTCTGGAAGATACTGCAGAAG TGTCATGGGCTCTCCATTGAGGGCTTTGTCCTTCCATCATCAACTACAAGAGAG ATGACCCCAGGTGAAATCAAATTTGTGGTGCATGTGGAGACAGTGCTAAACTGCATTCCACAACCAGAGTATAGGCAGCTGTTGGTGGAGACAATCCTGGTGCTGACCATGATGAGTGAGGTTGACATTCCAAGTGTGGGAAGTATCATTCACGTGGAAAAGATTGCGCAAATGGCCAGCGACATGTTCTCTAAAGACCAG GGGACTTTTGAAAATCTTTTCAAAG